In the Juglans microcarpa x Juglans regia isolate MS1-56 chromosome 6D, Jm3101_v1.0, whole genome shotgun sequence genome, one interval contains:
- the LOC121235234 gene encoding uncharacterized protein LOC121235234 produces MPLAMSLFKTLISHHFQTLFKPQNPLRCSQVINSFSYKSLPRPSLFYSSTTYSPRLDDGIEPAEVNDQKENKKPLDVMFKEAVSERLCENAESSESGSEEENKELKSRLRELEREVRRLKAKSSCKDDLKKKESKKSKRKSLYAVFTNQESCIERHAERIREEPEVYKELSPDMEVFVNHLYKEGYFNNANFMRGNKLEFGCFESRYGRGFLKFAAEKFGKDNQEIAKWLSGSDLKKVALFGCPSLARKNIFAAKRLRKVLEIQENTVCTKCILKQSCKFANQSVWKGDTKNLNLAVVMRVITLYALEEVPPELAVPNEIKASVSKLLKEVLKLSQSTS; encoded by the exons CCCTTGGCCATGTCTCTCTTCAAAACCCTTATTTCCCACCACTTTCAGACCCTCTTCAAGCCCCAAAACCCTCTTCGCTGTTCTCAAGTAATCAATTCATTCTCATACAAATCTCTCCCACGTCCCTCACTATTTTACAGTTCCACAACATATTCACCCCGACTCGACGACGGGATTGAACCAGCAGAAGTTAATGATcagaaagaaaacaagaaaccaTTGGATGTGATGTTCAAAGAAGCCGTGAGTGAGAGATTGTGCGAAAATGCTGAAAGCAGCGAGAGTGGaagtgaagaagaaaacaaggagCTGAAGAGCAGACTGAGGGAATTGGAGAGGGAGGTGAGAAGGCTGAAAGCAAAATCTAGTTGTAAAGACGATTTGAAAAAGAAGGAATCGAAGAAAAGTAAGCGCAAGAGTTTGTATGCAGTGTTTACGAATCAAGAGAGTTGTATTGAAAGGCACGCGGAGAGGATAAGGGAAGAGCCGGAGGTTTATAAAGAGCTTTCACCGGATATGGAAGTGTTTGTGAATCATTTGTACAAGGAAGGTTACTTTAACAACGCGAATTTTATGCGAGGGAATAAGTTGGAATTTGGTTGTTTTGAGAGTAGGTATGGCCGGGGATTTTTAAAGTTTGCTGCTGAGAAGTTTGGCAAGGACAACCAAGAAATTGCAAA ATGGTTGTCAGGCAGTGACTTGAAAAAGGTTGCCCTCTTTGGTTGCCCTTCCCTTGcaagaaagaatatttttgcTGCTAAAAGACTCAGAAAGGTtcttgaaattcaagaaaacacA GTTTGCACCAAATGCATCCTAAAGCAATCGTGCAAGTTTGCAAATCAAAGTGTGTGGAAAGGTGACACCAAGAATCTAAATTTGGCTGTTGTTATGAGGGTTATCACCTTGTATGCTTTGGAGGAGGTGCCCCCAGAGCTGGCAGTACCCAATGAAATAAAGGCTTCTGTCAGTAAATTGCTGAAGGAGGTTTTGAAGCTAAGTCAGAGTACCTCATGA
- the LOC121234560 gene encoding BES1/BZR1 homolog protein 4-like isoform X1, whose amino-acid sequence MTSGSRQPTWKERENNKRRERRRRAIAAKIFAGLRMYGNYKLPKHCDNNEVLKALCNEAGWTVEPDGTTYRKGCKPVDRMEVIGGSAAASPCSSYQPSPCASYNPSPGSSSFPSPASSSYAANPNADGSSLIPWLKNLSSSSSSASSSKFPHLYIHSGSISAPVTPPLSSPTARTPRFKSDWDDQSARPGWGGQHYSFLPSSTPPSPGRQIVPDPEWFAGIRMPQGGPTSPTFSLVSSNPFGFKEDALAGGGSRMWTPGQSGTCSPAIAAGSDHTADIPMSEVISDEFAFGSNTTGLVKPWEGERIHEECGSDDLELTLGSSKTR is encoded by the exons atgACGTCGGGGAGTCGGCAGCCGacgtggaaggagagggagaacaACAAGAGGAGGGAGAGGCGGCGGAGGGCTATAGCGGCGAAGATCTTCGCCGGGCTGAGAATGTATGGCAACTACAAGCTCCCTAAACACTGCGATAACAACGAGGTTCTCAAGGCCCTCTGCAACGAGGCCGGTTGGACTGTCGAACCCGACGGCACCACCTACCgtaag GGATGCAAGCCTGTTGATCGCATGGAAGTTATTGGTGGATCTGCAGCCGCAAGCCCGTGCTCATCTTATCAACCAAGTCCCTGTGCTTCATACAACCCAAGCCCAGGCTCCTCTTCTTTCCCAAGCCCAGCCTCCTCCTCCTATGCTGCTAATCCGAATGCTGATGGCAGTTCGCTGATCCCATGGCTCAAAAAtctctcatcttcatcatcttcagCCTCCTCTTCCAAGTTCCCCCATCTCTACATCCATAGCGGTTCAATTAGTGCTCCTGTCACCCCTCCATTGAGCTCCCCAACTGCTCGTACACCACGATTCAAAAGTGATTGGGACGACCAGTCTGCCCGTCCAGGCTGGGGTGGGCAGCATTACTCCTTCCTTCCATCTTCTACTCCGCCAAGCCCTGGACGTCAAATTGTTCCTGATCCAGAATGGTTTGCTGGAATTCGAATGCCTCAGGGTGGGCCAACTTCTCCAACATTCAGCCTTGTCTCTTCAAACCCATTTGGCTTCAAGGAAGATGCTTTAGCTGGTGGTGGATCTCGCATGTGGACTCCTGGACAAAGTGGGACATGCTCACCTGCCATAGCAGCTGGCTCTGACCACACTGCTGACATTCCCATGTCTGAAGTGATTTCAGATGAGTTTGCATTCGGAAGCAACACAACAGGGCTAGTGAAGCCATGGGAAGGAGAGAGGATTCATGAAGAATGTGGATCAGATGATCTAGAGCTCACTCTGGGGAGCTCAAAGACCAG GTAA
- the LOC121234560 gene encoding BES1/BZR1 homolog protein 4-like isoform X2: protein MPFWFHGFFFFFFEWFSEVDPFAGCKPVDRMEVIGGSAAASPCSSYQPSPCASYNPSPGSSSFPSPASSSYAANPNADGSSLIPWLKNLSSSSSSASSSKFPHLYIHSGSISAPVTPPLSSPTARTPRFKSDWDDQSARPGWGGQHYSFLPSSTPPSPGRQIVPDPEWFAGIRMPQGGPTSPTFSLVSSNPFGFKEDALAGGGSRMWTPGQSGTCSPAIAAGSDHTADIPMSEVISDEFAFGSNTTGLVKPWEGERIHEECGSDDLELTLGSSKTR, encoded by the exons ATGCCATTTTGGtttcatggttttttttttttttttttcgagtgGTTTTCAGAAGTGGACCCTTTTGCA GGATGCAAGCCTGTTGATCGCATGGAAGTTATTGGTGGATCTGCAGCCGCAAGCCCGTGCTCATCTTATCAACCAAGTCCCTGTGCTTCATACAACCCAAGCCCAGGCTCCTCTTCTTTCCCAAGCCCAGCCTCCTCCTCCTATGCTGCTAATCCGAATGCTGATGGCAGTTCGCTGATCCCATGGCTCAAAAAtctctcatcttcatcatcttcagCCTCCTCTTCCAAGTTCCCCCATCTCTACATCCATAGCGGTTCAATTAGTGCTCCTGTCACCCCTCCATTGAGCTCCCCAACTGCTCGTACACCACGATTCAAAAGTGATTGGGACGACCAGTCTGCCCGTCCAGGCTGGGGTGGGCAGCATTACTCCTTCCTTCCATCTTCTACTCCGCCAAGCCCTGGACGTCAAATTGTTCCTGATCCAGAATGGTTTGCTGGAATTCGAATGCCTCAGGGTGGGCCAACTTCTCCAACATTCAGCCTTGTCTCTTCAAACCCATTTGGCTTCAAGGAAGATGCTTTAGCTGGTGGTGGATCTCGCATGTGGACTCCTGGACAAAGTGGGACATGCTCACCTGCCATAGCAGCTGGCTCTGACCACACTGCTGACATTCCCATGTCTGAAGTGATTTCAGATGAGTTTGCATTCGGAAGCAACACAACAGGGCTAGTGAAGCCATGGGAAGGAGAGAGGATTCATGAAGAATGTGGATCAGATGATCTAGAGCTCACTCTGGGGAGCTCAAAGACCAG GTAA
- the LOC121235076 gene encoding uncharacterized protein LOC121235076 isoform X1, which yields MEGYVQYPKIELEDCHPKVFSRLVSKEVEECREKSNLIRTGAFEQEERTRLGNCGSEAPKGAGGQNDVQDVSGAVHKKQGKFFYYDAPLSEETGTWIPVSAPRISDSEHEEWNGDSCINGEYIPDEELGWNRFDGVDKELTMWDVVTEMLVVARGRFFAIASGGVHGCKTSRPSEHMLEQAWKEMAQTLTEANFGNMREILEAEPPQWLADSAASSCMLCNVRFHPIMRSRHHCRFCGGIFCSSCSKGRCLLPTKFRTGNPERVCDVCFVRLESVQSYLIDRISRAAQLPTHDLTDLSTLRSWLNFPWGQSMEYEIYKATNTIEGYNKVGTLTPEKSIPDAIWKQARGLAILTVAKVGVVVTYNIGTGLVIARREDGSWSPPSAISSWGVGWGAQVEMLYPSSLTAELLVFFGICLINNAGGEVTDFIIVLRNKSAVQTFSGNVHFSVGAGLSAAAGSIGRAAEADVRAGDGGYAACYTYSCSKGAFIGCSLEGSIVTTRSQENSRFYGNPSISAEDILLGSLPTPPAAAVLYQALSNLFEKFER from the exons ATGGAGGGTTACGTCCAATACCCTAAAATCGAACTCGAAGATTGCCATCCCAAAGTTTTTTCTCGGCTG GTTTCCAAGGAAGTCGAGGAATGCAGAGAAAAGAGCAATTTGATACGAACGGGTGCTTttgaacaagaagaaagaacaCGGCTGGGAAATTGTGGAAGCGAAGCGCCTAAAGGGGCCGGTGGCCAAAATGATGTGCAAGATGTTTCAGGTGCTGTCCATAAGAAACAGggtaagtttttttattatgacGCACCGCTTTCTGAAGAAACTGGGACTTGGATACCTGTCTCTGCTCCACGCATTTCTGACAGTGAGCATGAAGAATGGAATGGAGATTCATGCATTAATGGGGAATATATCCCTGACGAGGAACTGGGATGGAATCGGTTTGATGGAGTAGATAAGGAGCTAACCATGTGGGATGTGGTTACTGAGATGTTAGTTGTGGCTCGAGGGAGATTTTTTGCCATTGCTTCAGGTGGTGTCCATGGATGTAAGACTTCTCGGCCGTCAGAGCATATGCTTGAGCAAGCTTGGAAAGAGATGGCTCAAACTCTAACAGAGGCTAATTTTGGTAACATGAGGGAAATTCTTGAAGCAGAGCCTCCACAGTGGCTGGCTGACAGCGCTGCCTCTTCTTGCATGCTATGTAATGTGCGGTTTCATCCTATCATGCGCTCCAGGCACCACTGTCGTTTTTGTGGAGGGATATTCTGTAGCTCGTGCTCTAAAGGAAGGTGCTTGTTGCCCACAAAATTCCGTACTGGGAATCCCGAACGAGTGTGCGATGTATGCTTTGTGCGGCTTGAGTCTGTCCAATCATACTTGATTGACCGAATAAGTCGAGCTGCTCAGTTGCCAACCCATGATCTGACAGACCTCAGTACTTTGAGATCATGGCTAAATTTTCCATGGGGCCAATCTAtggaatatgagatttataaggCCACAAACACCATTGAGGGTTATAACAAG GTTGGCACTCTGACGCCTGAAAAGTCCATACCGGATGCTATTTGGAAGCAAGCAAGAGGCCTAGCAATCCTTACTGTTGCGAAGGTTGGTGTAGTGGTGACCTACAACATTGGAACTGGGCTAGTTATTGCTCGTAGGGAAGATGGATCTTGGTCTCCACCATCTGCCATTTCTTCCTGGGGTGTCGGTTGGGGAGCTCAGGTAGAAATGCTCTATCCATCAAGTTTGACTGCTGAGCTCCTAGTATTTTTTGGGATCTGCTTGATAAACAAT GCTGGAGGAGAAGTGACGGATTTCATCATTGTATTGAGAAATAAAAGTGCTGTCCAAACATTTAGTGGGAATGTGCATTTCTCAGTTGGAGCAGGTCTGAGTGCAGCTGCAGGCAGCATTGGACGGGCTGCTGAAGCTGATGTACGTGCTGGTGACGGTGGATATGCTGCTTGCTATACATATAGCTGTAGTAAag GTGCATTTATTGGGTGCTCACTTGAAGGTAGTATAGTCACGACCCGATCGCAAGAAAACTCTAGATTTTATGGTAACCCATCCATCAGTGCAGAAGATATACTTCTTGGGTCATTGCCTACACCTCCTGCTGCTGCTGTTCTTTATCAAGCACTTTCCAATCTATTTGAGAAGTTCGAAAGGTAA
- the LOC121235076 gene encoding uncharacterized protein LOC121235076 isoform X2, whose amino-acid sequence MEGYVQYPKIELEDCHPKVFSRLVSKEVEECREKSNLIRTGAFEQEERTRLGNCGSEAPKGAGGQNDVQDVSGAVHKKQGKFFYYDAPLSEETGTWIPVSAPRISDSEHEEWNGDSCINGEYIPDEELGWNRFDGVDKELTMWDVVTEMLVVARGRFFAIASGGVHGCKTSRPSEHMLEQAWKEMAQTLTEANFGNMREILEAEPPQWLADSAASSCMLCNVRFHPIMRSRHHCRFCGGIFCSSCSKGRCLLPTKFRTGNPERVCDVCFVRLESVQSYLIDRISRAAQLPTHDLTDLSTLRSWLNFPWGQSMEYEIYKATNTIEGYNKVGTLTPEKSIPDAIWKQARGLAILTVAKVGVVVTYNIGTGLVIARREDGSWSPPSAISSWGVGWGAQAGGEVTDFIIVLRNKSAVQTFSGNVHFSVGAGLSAAAGSIGRAAEADVRAGDGGYAACYTYSCSKGAFIGCSLEGSIVTTRSQENSRFYGNPSISAEDILLGSLPTPPAAAVLYQALSNLFEKFER is encoded by the exons ATGGAGGGTTACGTCCAATACCCTAAAATCGAACTCGAAGATTGCCATCCCAAAGTTTTTTCTCGGCTG GTTTCCAAGGAAGTCGAGGAATGCAGAGAAAAGAGCAATTTGATACGAACGGGTGCTTttgaacaagaagaaagaacaCGGCTGGGAAATTGTGGAAGCGAAGCGCCTAAAGGGGCCGGTGGCCAAAATGATGTGCAAGATGTTTCAGGTGCTGTCCATAAGAAACAGggtaagtttttttattatgacGCACCGCTTTCTGAAGAAACTGGGACTTGGATACCTGTCTCTGCTCCACGCATTTCTGACAGTGAGCATGAAGAATGGAATGGAGATTCATGCATTAATGGGGAATATATCCCTGACGAGGAACTGGGATGGAATCGGTTTGATGGAGTAGATAAGGAGCTAACCATGTGGGATGTGGTTACTGAGATGTTAGTTGTGGCTCGAGGGAGATTTTTTGCCATTGCTTCAGGTGGTGTCCATGGATGTAAGACTTCTCGGCCGTCAGAGCATATGCTTGAGCAAGCTTGGAAAGAGATGGCTCAAACTCTAACAGAGGCTAATTTTGGTAACATGAGGGAAATTCTTGAAGCAGAGCCTCCACAGTGGCTGGCTGACAGCGCTGCCTCTTCTTGCATGCTATGTAATGTGCGGTTTCATCCTATCATGCGCTCCAGGCACCACTGTCGTTTTTGTGGAGGGATATTCTGTAGCTCGTGCTCTAAAGGAAGGTGCTTGTTGCCCACAAAATTCCGTACTGGGAATCCCGAACGAGTGTGCGATGTATGCTTTGTGCGGCTTGAGTCTGTCCAATCATACTTGATTGACCGAATAAGTCGAGCTGCTCAGTTGCCAACCCATGATCTGACAGACCTCAGTACTTTGAGATCATGGCTAAATTTTCCATGGGGCCAATCTAtggaatatgagatttataaggCCACAAACACCATTGAGGGTTATAACAAG GTTGGCACTCTGACGCCTGAAAAGTCCATACCGGATGCTATTTGGAAGCAAGCAAGAGGCCTAGCAATCCTTACTGTTGCGAAGGTTGGTGTAGTGGTGACCTACAACATTGGAACTGGGCTAGTTATTGCTCGTAGGGAAGATGGATCTTGGTCTCCACCATCTGCCATTTCTTCCTGGGGTGTCGGTTGGGGAGCTCAG GCTGGAGGAGAAGTGACGGATTTCATCATTGTATTGAGAAATAAAAGTGCTGTCCAAACATTTAGTGGGAATGTGCATTTCTCAGTTGGAGCAGGTCTGAGTGCAGCTGCAGGCAGCATTGGACGGGCTGCTGAAGCTGATGTACGTGCTGGTGACGGTGGATATGCTGCTTGCTATACATATAGCTGTAGTAAag GTGCATTTATTGGGTGCTCACTTGAAGGTAGTATAGTCACGACCCGATCGCAAGAAAACTCTAGATTTTATGGTAACCCATCCATCAGTGCAGAAGATATACTTCTTGGGTCATTGCCTACACCTCCTGCTGCTGCTGTTCTTTATCAAGCACTTTCCAATCTATTTGAGAAGTTCGAAAGGTAA